A part of Gramella sp. MAR_2010_147 genomic DNA contains:
- a CDS encoding ABC transporter ATP-binding protein, whose product MKAENVNIVLKTENLSIGYRKKKKEQIVASNINIEIKSGELVAVIGINGAGKSTLLKTLSGIIQNIDGQVFISNNSLEKIEPDKLAKDISLVLTEQLLSKNLSVIELVALGRQPYTNWIGRLTKNDLKKIMHAIQLVNIDDIKNKKCHELSDGQFQKVLVARALAQDTSLIILDEPTTHLDLYHKAYVLKLLKRLSKETNKAILFASHEINLALQLCDKLVVIKKNEALFGTPEELIKTDVLNNLFPEHLIRFDKESASFKIK is encoded by the coding sequence GTGAAAGCAGAAAATGTAAATATTGTCCTTAAAACCGAAAATCTAAGTATAGGATACAGGAAGAAAAAAAAGGAACAAATTGTTGCTTCAAATATCAATATTGAAATAAAATCGGGTGAATTAGTCGCTGTAATCGGGATTAACGGAGCCGGGAAGTCTACCTTGCTAAAAACTTTAAGTGGTATAATTCAAAACATTGATGGTCAAGTATTTATATCCAACAATTCTTTAGAAAAAATAGAGCCTGACAAATTGGCAAAAGACATAAGTTTGGTTTTAACTGAACAATTGCTTTCAAAAAACTTAAGTGTAATAGAATTGGTTGCACTAGGAAGACAACCGTACACAAATTGGATTGGAAGACTTACAAAAAATGATCTCAAAAAAATCATGCATGCTATTCAGTTGGTCAATATAGATGATATTAAGAATAAGAAATGTCATGAATTAAGTGATGGTCAATTTCAAAAAGTGTTAGTTGCCAGAGCATTGGCACAGGACACCTCGCTGATCATCCTGGATGAGCCTACCACTCACCTCGATCTTTACCATAAAGCGTATGTCTTAAAACTACTGAAACGCCTGAGCAAGGAAACAAATAAAGCTATTCTATTCGCTTCTCATGAGATCAATCTTGCATTACAACTCTGCGATAAGCTGGTGGTAATAAAGAAAAACGAGGCTCTGTTCGGTACGCCGGAAGAACTTATTAAAACTGATGTTTTAAACAATCTATTTCCTGAACACCTAATACGATTTGACAAAGAATCTGCCAGCTTTAAAATAAAATAG